Sequence from the Equus asinus isolate D_3611 breed Donkey chromosome 5, EquAss-T2T_v2, whole genome shotgun sequence genome:
GCAAGTGGGGACAGGGGGTGGGTTAGGAAGCATGTGGTTGAGATTGCTGGGGACAGAGGGGCTTGGTTGGGGGCAGACTGGGGTCACTGGGGTACACATAAGAGCTGGGTGATTTAGAGGCTGTAGCTGGGTTATTGCTGGCTGCGGGTGTTACTGGAAGCAGAGATGCTGGGTTGAGGTTGGCAGAGGGTGTGGAGGCAGCGTtctgggggcaggggaagagaTTACTGGGGCCAGGACCTGAGTTACTCGGGACTGGGGTTGGGCtcctggggagcagaggaagcacaTTATTGGGAGACGGGCTGGGTAATTAGAACAGGTTATTAGAACGTGGGGGCTAGATCTGCGCTGTTGACAAGGTAGCTGCTAAGCACCGGTGGCTTGAGCATTTGAAATGGTGGCACTGAGGAGTATTGTAGGCACAGAACGCACATGGTATCTGAAAGACTTAGTTTTCAAAAGGAGTGTAAAACATCTCATTAATAatctttatattgattatatattgaaatatataatttcaattgaaattataattatttaaatatataattgagttttgatatattgggttaaataaaatatactgtgAGAATTAAGTTCATCTGGATCTCTTTTTTCAAcgtagctactagaaaatttaacattACATAAGTGgctatcattatatttctatgggACAGCACTGGGCTAGATTACTGGGGGCAGAAACTAAGTTCTGAAGGACAGACTATCAAGGTTATTGGCACAGAGGTTGGGTTAACTGCAGAGCAGAAAGGGAGATGGCAGCTGGGTAATTCGTGTCAAAGTTACTACAGCATAGGAGGTAGACTTTGGGGAACAGGGACTAAGTTATTGGGGGAGAGGGGTCTGGTGGGATTATTGGGAACAGAGAGGCTGTGCTAAAGGGCTGAGTGACAAGGGGATGTGTTCAAGATGGGGCTGGGTGAAGGGGCAAAAAGACCGTGACTAGgtgcagggaggagaggcaggtcGGGCCCAGCCCCATACTCACCGCTTCTGCTCcctagaaggaaaaaagacagcaTTAATTGGTGCCACTACCTCAGGGACATGATCAACATACCCTGCCAGGGCCCGCATCTTCCAGACCCCCAGCTCACCTCTCCTCTTCGAGCTTCTTCCGCAGGATGTCCCGCCTCCAGGCAGGCATGCTGGCCAGCcgggcctcctcctcctcctcctgaaacACGAGCACAAAGCTTCAGGGTCAGCATGGGCTGGGACGTAGGGGGCTGAAGGGGGTGCACCCTCAACTCTGGGAATCTTCTTGAGTCAGGGACAATGGGACACAGATGGGGTCGCAGGAAGAGACCTGTTTGATGCTCTTCTATAGGGCAAATGGATGAAGGTGCCATAACCCCGGTCCCTGTGTCCTAGAGATAGCACCAGAGAGGTCAGAGCTGGGTGTAGGAGGGGAGCAGAGAATGAGATTCCCCATTGGGGCGGGTGGGCAGATGACCCCAGGCCTGTGGCCCAGAATCTCTGGGCAGATACACATACTTGGGCCCCCACAGATCCTGCCAGCTAGGAGAGACTCAGGCTGCCCCCTGGCTCCACTGTGAAGGACCTTCTGGCCTATATCTGTCCTATTCCCAGAATAGACACCAGCTCTACAATTGTGGGGCTACAGTGACATGACGGGGGGGCATCCAACACAGGCAGCTTACAGCAAAGAGTTTTATTACTTGGTTGTTACAGGGAAGAAAGGATCTGTACACGTCACACGGAACACTGCACACGTGGCTCCCCTGACTTCAGCCAAAGAGGCAGCTGTGAATTCCAGTGAaaaaccaaagagagaaagagagccacATGGCCCCAAGGGGGACCCAAAGTCCCTCACTGAGAGGGGCTGCTTCTTCCACCTGGGTGCATGCGGAAGCAGGCAACACTGTAGGGTCAGATGGGAACATCTATTTTGCCCTGTGCCATGCCCCCCCCATCCCAGCCAACACCCCACATCAGGCCATGATGGGACCTCAAAGGCAGAGGCAGCCTGGTCCCGGGCATGCTGGGTTTTCCAAGGCCGCCTATCCTGGGTTCTTCCTGCCTGTTTCTGGCCTCCAGAGAGCACCCGACAGGCATCCAGGCCCGGGTTAAGATGCTTCAGGGTAAATTCTGAATTCTGCTGCTCAGATGTCAAAaagctctgcctccttctccttccagaaGGAGAAGCTGCGGTCTATGTAGCGGCAGATGTCCTCGTTGCTGAACTCGCCCATCTCAGTCACAAGCTCTAGGGGGTCTTCGGCGGGGGCTTCAGTCCTAGGAGGGTCCGACGTCGGGGGGGGAGCGGCTGGCGGGGGTGGGGACGGGGGCTGCGGTGCAGGGGCAGGCGCCTCCGGCTGCTCCTCTCGCCAGTCCTCCGTCTGAGCTCGAGCCGCTCGAGCCTCTTGGGCcggctccctctccttctcctctttttcttcctcctcttctggctCCTTCTCAGCCTCTTCCTCCCGGGCCGGCTCAGCCTCTGGGCTGTCTCCGAAGAACTGACGCCTGAGGTCCTCGAAGCCGTCGCTCCAGCCACGCCGGCCGGCTTCCACCTCCTCGAGCACCACGCGGTGGAAGAGGCGGATGAGCTCCCACGGGTGGCTGCCCAACCGGTCGAACATCTCGTAGCACAGCAGGTGGCGGAACTTGCGCTCCTCGCGACTCAGGCCCATCTCGAGCAGCTGGAAGTAGCCAAGCATGAAGAGATCGAGAGTGAGGCTGTCGTAGCGTGGGGGCGCGCCGCCGTCGAGGGGCGGCAGAAATTGTTCCGGCCAGTACAGGCCGTGCGCCAGGCCCAGGCCGGGTGGCTGGCGCGCCGGCACCTGCCGTAGGAGGCTTCGCCAGCGGCCCAGCAGCTTGCCCACCACCTGCCGCTGTTTCAGTAGGCGCAGCAGCCGCTCGTCTAGGCCGTCGGCGGCCCGCGGCTGGGGCACGTCGGAGGCCTCCGAGTGGAGGCCAGCGCCCGCGGCCGCCACGCGGGGCAGCAGTCTGCGCAGGCGCGCCGGGGCGTGGCGCCTCGGGCCGCGGAAAGCCCACTTGCGCCAGTGCTCCAGAAAGAGGTACACGATGCGCTCCTTGCGCATGTCGATGTAGTCCTGGACGCCGCGCAGCTCGGTGGGGAGCGGCGGCCTGCGCGCCAGCTGCTCGGGCTCGGGCAGCGCCACCTGGCGGCCTGGTGCCTCGGGCGGGCCCAGCACGCCCAGGGGTTCCGCGGTGGCCAGCAGGCCGTTGACAGCGGCGGCACTTGGCTCGTCGGGGCCAGCCGCCACGTAGTCCTCCTCGAGGATAGGCTCGCGGCCCGGGGCGCCGGAGGGCGACGAGAGCTTGCGGCGCGGGTCGCTCGCGGGCGCCGGGCCCTGGGCGCGCAGCTCATAGGTGGCGCGGAGGTGCTGCACCGAGACGCCACACTCGAGGATCTCGCGTGCCACGGCCTCGCGGCACCAGCTGAGCGAGTGGGAGCGGCCCAGGCAGAGCGGGCCCGGCCGCCAGGGCGCGTCGGGCAGCGGCGCCAACGGCTGGCCCGTGTCGGCCGCCAGCAGATCGGCTAGGTGCGCAGGCCGGCCGCCCAGCGCGGCCAGCAGCGTGGCCATGCTCTTGAGCAGGGTGGAGATCTTGCTGCACCAGGCGGGCAGGCTGGCGGCTCGGCCGTGCATGCGGCGCGGGTCGACGGTGAAGCGCGGCGCCGACAAGGCGGCCGAAATGGGCAGcagctcctccagctccagctccagctgctCCAGGCGCGCCTCCAGCTTCTGCGCCTTGTGCAACACCTGAAGGTTCTCGATTTGCTGCTCGATGCGGAGGATGTCGGCCTCGGTCATGAGCTCGCCGAAGGGCCCGAGGATGCCGTTGTGCTCGCGGGAGTACCTCCAGCCCTCGCGGGGGTAGCAGCACGAGCTGCCGGCCGTCAGCTAAGGCGGGGAAAacaagagaggggagggaggcgcGTCTCCCTCTGGCCTGGCTCCCGTAGCGCCCGCCGAGGGCGCCCTTTGCATGTCCCGGGTGGTGTAATGGCTCCGCGGGGCTGCGTTTGCACGGACGGGCCGCGCCTGGCCGGCGGGCGATTACGCTGGGACGAGGCTTCGGCCCAGGCCGCCACTCCAGGCGTTGGGCAGTGTCCACTTTGGTCGCTGACGGGGACACAGCCGGTCGTTGGGCGCTGTTGTAGAGGCAGGGCGGGCAGACGGAGTCTCCACACCTGGCTTGGTTGCTCATTACACCACCGAAGGAACATGCAAAAGGCGTTGAAGCTGCGATGCACCGGCGCATTCTCCCACCCCGCCCAAAGTCTGCGATGTCGATGCCGAGGCCAGACCCCAGTGGGgtctctcctctccccatccaCGACCTTCTCAAGCTGTCCTTCCGCCCAAGCCCTCCCTGTTCCACATCAGTGTTTTACCTGATGGATAAGAGGCTCTTAAAGAGGCTAAATTCCTACTGCAATTCCCACGCCCTGTCATCCCTGGGATAATAGTACAGTTCATACAGCCAGGCTTGCCAAGCACTTCTGACAgtctcatttattcctctcttttctccacttctATGCTGCTACTTCAGCACCAGGCTTTTCCAGcccaggttggggtgggggggtgcccTCACCTCCTCACAGGCCTCCCAATTCATCCTCTCCACTACAATCCTTTCCCCACCTACAAATATGATGATGCCACCTCCCAGTTATCTTCCCTCCCAGGTTCCTCACGGTTCCAGGAGAAAGTCCATTTTCTTCTGGGCAGCTGGCCAGGCCGTGATGATCTGACCCTCACTCACCTCTCCAGCTTTGTCCCCTCCCATAGTACAGTCACCGAGCCACACCCACTCTGACTCCCAGACCTCCCCTGTCCTCCCTGGTTGCTCTTTGCTCCACTCTTTTACTGTCCACCTCTAGCTTATCTTCCAAGTCAATCTTAGACATCACTTCTTCCCTCCATAACCACGCCCCCAGCCTGAGCAGGATGGTGGAGTAGGGCTGCCCACTGCTCTGCTCTCCCCATCACAGCACTGAGGTGCTTTAACAGCCCCGTGTTTGTCTCCCCGGTCGCTCCCTCTCTCACATCGCCTTGTTTTGTCTCCTTGGGGGCACTTATCACTCTACGAAGGTGCCGTGTTTGCTTGCTGGTTGACCCTCCCCTGACCCCCTCCCGCAGCCACCTTGAGAGCAGGCCCTGACAGATACACAGTGAATCCCCAGAGGCCACAACAGTGTAGCACATAGATAGCGCCCGGGAATGTCTGTTGAGCAGATCAATGGTAAACTATTCTGCCAGCCGGTGATGATCAACTGAcctgacaaatgaggaaactgaggctggatgAGGCTCAGTATCAGCAGCTGGAAAGTGGCAGTGTAGGGAAAGAGCCCAGGCTGGTCTGACAGAGACCAAAGCCCTCTTGGCTACTCAGCGTGGTCCCTGCACCAGCTTGGTCAGCCTCACCCAGGAGCTTGTTGGAAGTGCAAAATCTTAGCCCCACCCAGAGCTCCTGAATCAGAATAGGCATTTTCATAAGATCCCAGGCGATTTGAAGGCACATTAGAGTTGGATGAACATGGCCATCTCACCAAAGAACAGGTTACTGGGCGGTGGAGACGGGGAACAGCCCCAGGAGAGGGGAGGTCATCCAACCCTGCTTTTCCCCAGAGGTAATGGGAACCGCCTGAGGTTGAAGGGCCCGGGCAGGGGGGAGCGTGATGTAGGGGGTGGGCTGTGGGCCCAGCTGCAGACCCCAGGACCCCCTGGgaagccccacccacccaccttccgcctctgctcctcttcctcctgcatcTTCAGCTGCAGCTTGCGCACCATCACCTGGCGCTTCCACTCCGGGATGGGCCGGCCCTGCTCGTCGTGTGTGGGGATGATCACCTCCACATCGAGCTGCACGCCAGGCGCAGGGGTGGCGGGCGGCGCCGGCGCCACGCTACCGTTGAGCAGCGGCTGGGGTCCTGCAACCGGCGGTGTGGGGCTCCGGGCCCGTGACGGCGCGGGCGACGCCGGCAGCAGCGGCGAGTCGGACTGCGGGGAGAAGCGGCGGGGCTTAAGCCCCGGCGGGCAGGGgcgcggggaggcggggcgggggcgccTGTCAGACCGCCTACCTGGGAGGCCGTTTGCCCGCTGCCGGAGAACACCGTGGTCAGCCCCTTGCTCTGCGGCGTCGGCTTCAGACTCTTGCCCGCCTTGATCTCAGCCAGCAGCTCAGAGTTGTCGCCCGTCGGGGACATCATGTTGAAAGACTTGGTGCCTGAGCGGAGGCCGGAGACGAGGTGCTGGCTGGGGGCCTGCGTCCCCGCCGCCCCCCGACTTGTCTCTCTGCGGCCCCCTCCCCAAGTTAGACCGGGCCGGGGGCCTTCCCTTGGGCCGAGAGGGCAGCTCTCCAGATCCCGGGCCTCGCGAGCAGCCCTCAAGGACCCCAGAGACGGGTTCTCCGCTCGCAGCCCGCGCGGCCCCACCATCCTCCCGGTTCTACTCACGGGGCGTGGGGCCTCCGCCTGGAGGCCCCTGAGAGTTCATGACGGCtcttgggctggccctggggactCAAGCGAATGTCTCCGCCCAGCGCACTGACTGCCCAGCTCCAAAACACTACCTGGGGCCAGCCACCCGACCTTTGTCCCAGGTTCCCTGGCTCGGCCCTGCCGGGGTGGAGTCTTCCTCCGGCCCTCTGCATCAGCAAAGCCCAGTGACCCTTGGACTGAATCGCCTGGGGCCTCCTTGGCTCTACGGGCTCAGGACCCTAGACGCCGGAACCCAGCCggtcccctccccactccacccccacagACAGACGCCGCGCAGACACACTGGTTGCAAGCCCGGAGCACACTTATGGCAAAGCGCTGCTTAGCTCTGGGAGACTCAGGAAAACGGAGCCTTTACTAAGTATATGGGGCGGGGACACCCAGGAAGAAGGGCCAGGCGGATAACATGCAAATGCCCGGAGCGGAGTTTGCATTTTCCGACGAGGCCGGCGGAGGTGACTGGAGTTTGGGGAGGATTGTCTTTAGAGCCTGAGGAAGGAGTCATGGTTGGGTGAGGGGAACAAAACGGGCCAACAGCTCCTGGGTTGCCCAGGCTGGTGATCCCAGAGCGCAGTAGCGGAAGGGGGAAAACGGAAAGGTGCCGGGCAGGCACCGGCGGTAGGCTCATTTATTTAGGCAAAACCGTCGGCCGGGCGCGGAATGCATGCGCGTGCACACGAGTGTGGTGGGGGTAGGAGGGCAGGTGGGTCCGGAGGCCCCGCATGTGGCATCGAGGACCTCTCTCCTGCCCgaccctggctctgccctttccTCAAGTCCCGTACCCCTTCGGCATCGTTTTTCCTGAGAGCGCCTTAtcccccgcccccgcgcctcagCCAGGAGCCGCGCACGCAGCTACTCACTCTTCCTGTGCCTCAGGACTCTCACTTCTAGGGACCGAGAGGAGAGAAGTGACAGCGAAgttaggagggggagggggccagggTGAGGCTAGGACAAAGAGAAggccagggagggcaggaggaggggagggagatgcgcagaggaggggggagaggagaggaggaactTTCCTGCCCATCTGACCCTGGCTCAGGCGGCTCTGGGGCTCCGCAAGGGTGGTCCGCCCAGTTCCCAGCTTTGCTGGTGTCCCTGAGAGTTGGGCAGGGCTGCTACTGGCCCTGGCTCCCCTAGCAAGGGCCTCAATCTTGGCATTGGGTTGGCATAGGGCATCCAGCCCAGACTCTGCTGAGAAGGGGTGTCTAGAGAAGCCCAGagtctatttttcttctgttcctagCTTCAGCTCTGCTCCAGGCTGTAGAGAGAAGAAGCTGACCCCAGAGCTTGGGGCCTTTCTGGTGGGTGGACATGCTACTATGGCTCTGGTCTGCAGGGGCTGGGGCTCCATAGGTACCCCAGGGAGCCTAGGCTGGCCCTACCCTGGACCCCACTGCACCCTCACATTCCCAGTCAGAGAGGTGAAGTTTTGGATGGTACCACTACGCATGGTCCCTGCACTGAGCAGCTGGGTGAGAAAGGCACTCCACCTCCCCCAAGGCTGGGATGGGAGCATCAGCACccaggcactacctcctgggccTTCCAGGAGCCTTGGCATGCAGGAGACTGTCCCATATTACAGAAGGGAAGCCCAGGAATCCTGGTCAGCAGTCtagctcttttttgtttttttgaggaagattagccctgagctaacatctgctgccaatcttcctctttttgctgaggaagactggccctgagctaacatccgtgcccatcttcctctactttatatgtgggatgcccaccacagcatggcttgacaggcggtgctgtgtccgcacctgggatccgaaccagtgaatcctgggccgccgaattggaacacgcaaacttaaccgctgcgccactgggccagcctcaccAGTCTAGCTCTTAAAAAATGATGCCCAGGGGAGTCACCAGGACGGGGAGGGCAGGGCATGATGGGTCACTGGTCTTGTCCCCTAAGCCAGACCCTGTCTGGCCTGAGTGAGGCCCCTGGGGGAGACGTGGCTGGGAAGAATCCCTGACGCATCTGAGAAGGGCTCAGGGCTGTAGCCAGCTTGGAAATACAAGAGAAAGAGgtgaggagtggaggagaggCTCAGGATAGATGTGGGGCAGGAAGAAAGTCGGCCAGCAGCTCTGACTCCTTGAAGCCGGTTCTACTTCTCAGAGCTTCCCTCTAGCACCAGCTAATCCGAATCACCAGCTACAAGAgctgggaggcccagagagggaagtggATGtgccccagatcacacagctcaGATCTTCCAGTCAATTCTACTGCCCTAGTCAACATCACATGAAGGACAAATGAACCGGACCCAGCTAAATCTGGTCCATTTACCTGACCCCCAGAATCAAGGAGGACAAGctaacacacacatgtgcatccTGCTCTGACTCAGAACCTTCTCTTAGGATCAAGTCCTCACTGGAGTAGGGGCTGCAGGAAGAAcaagcaggaaaagagaaagcactAGGGCAGTcgcagctggggagggggcggtgtTGAGATTTCCCTCCCCTTCAGGGCTagcaccgcccccccccaccctcccctacTCACTGCCAGTGGACGAGGAGGAGCGCCGCTGCCCGCAGCCGGGACCGGCGCCCTCAAAGGGCAGAGGCGGAGCAGGCGGCGCCGAGCTCAGGGCCTCGGGCAggggcggcggcggtggcggcggcggcggcagctccCTGGACGCCTTGGGGTCCGCGGCGCAGCCGTTGTGCACATGGTTCCCGGGGAGCAGCGCCGCCTGCGGGGGAGCGGAGGGGCCAGCGAGTGAGAAGCGGGCGGCCCGGCCGGGTCCCGGGCGGCCGGCGGGCGCGGGCTGGCGGGCACGCACCTCCTCGCTGTGCGCCATGCCCGGGCGTGCGGCCGGCGGCTCCCCGGGACAGCGGCCCAGCTGGCGGTAGTAGTCCCCCGTGCTGGGCTGCTTGCTGAAGGCGCGGGGCTTGCGGCTGGAGTCCTGCCTCCGCAGCCCGTTGTGGCCGTCGCGGGAGCTCAGCTGTGGGAAAACGGCGGCGAAGTGGGCTTCAGGCACTTGGCCCTTATGCCtcctccgcccccgccccccgcccgctCTTCACCTTCTCGGGGCTCGCGGCCAGCGGCCGTCGCAGGCTGCAACCAAGCCCGTTCCCAGACCCTCCTGTTCTCAGAACAGGGATGGGGGGAGGGTTATGGGGGCCTCGGTAGAAGGGCAGGCTCGGTCGACTCTACAGTGAGGGGTTCTGGGCGCACGCCAAGGGGCACAAGGGCCCCCAGTGAGGCTAGAAGGGGCGGGCCCAGGGGCGGGGTGGAGCCGGAGAAGGGGCAGCTCCCAGCTTCGCCAGCGCTAAGGCCTCAGCCGCACCCCACCGCCGGCTGCCAGACCGTCCCGCGCGTCCCCGAGGCTCCCCCGAACCCTCTCTTGCGGGAGTCCTGGCCCCGAGGGCGCCCTCTCGAGAGCCCAAGTCCTGTTAGGCTCTTGCTTGCCCAGGGCTCTCAGCCGCCCGCCCCGGGGCTGGGGCTGCTCCTACCTGCGCCTGTGCCAGTGGCCCCCGCTGTGCACCTGGCGGTGGGGGCGGCATGGACCGGACACCTGCGCTATCTGATCCTTCCTCTCAGGTTACAGCCCAGCCCGTGCCCGCCCGCGCCTATGAGCTCTGTCGGCCTGACATCACCCAGGACCCGCCAATCCCGAGCGGAACCCCCCCAGCAGTAGGGGACGCCACCGAGCCgccaactgctgtgccacaccCGGCCTTGCCGCGCCTGCACCTCGGGCCAGATGTGGCCCCGCCCCCTGCGCCTCTCTCCCTCGCTAGGCGCTGGGCACCCGGGGCTTCATCCCCCTACTCATCTCCTCCATACGCGGGAGACAGAATGCGGTCTTGACCGCAGGCAGTGGAGCCCCCGATATTTGGCCCCCCTGGGTTCCAGGTCAcgcccctgcccttcccctcccGCATCTGGAAACCATCGCCATCCTCGTAAACCGACACCCGCGCCCAAGCCTCGAGTTTCAGGGGCGGCAAGGCGGGCTCGGGTGACAGCACAGCAGCCCGCTCTTTCGCAGATGCCCCCCGCTAAGCCCAGCCTGAGAAGGAGGATGTGAGCCAGCAGGGCCAAAGGCCGAGTCTCCAGGTGGGGGGCTGTCCTTCGTCTCACCCCCCAGCCCGTGTGTCCCCGCGGTGGCCCCGGACCCTCCACGCTCCACCCGACCTGGCTCACGTTTCAGGAAACGGGACACCGAAGGATTTGTTTTCTGGGCCAGCCCGCCCCTCCGCGCCCCCTGCAGCTCCGAGGCGTGGAAGCCACGAACCTGCTCCCGCCCACAGTCAGGCAAAGCCCCGACCAGGCGGAGGGCACTGCGGGCACACAAAGGGCCCTTTGTGGAGCACCCGGTGCCTGCAGACCGACACGCACACACCCAGGAGGGGCATGGGGGCAGCACAGGCCTGATGCTAtggctcaggggaggggagggggtgcaggCCCGGCCACCTGTCCTGCGGCTTTGGGCAGGGCCCACACATCTGGCTGGGGAAGTCCGCTGGCCCTAGGCCCCCTGCAGGCCTCTCCTGAGCCTCCTCCATCTGGTGGAGATGAAAGGGGAACCCAACTGAGAGCTTGGTCTGAGGTGGCATGAAGAGGGGGCAGGTGGAGTCTCTGTGGATGCTATGGCCCTCCCCTTCCCTGCTCAGTGGCCTTGTGACCTCAGTCACCTGTGCTAATTGGTTATTCAGTTTGGCCCTGGAGTGGCTTGCCTTGGACTGGAGGGAGAACTACAAGGTCAGGCCTCCCACAGGACCCTCAGGGGCCTCCATCCCACACTCGGTCACCTGAGGGCTCAGGCTGCATGCATGCCCACCTGCCACAGGCCAGCCTTGCTTTGTCCTTTTGGCCAGTACCACAGGACCTCCTCTGGGTCTCCCTGCCCAGGACTCTCAGAGCTGTCCAGACCAGCCGTttgcccctctccctgccccagagCTCAGCCAGGATCCTACAGGCCCTGACACCCTGGGCACCTGGCACTCAACGTGCCCACACCAGATTCATCCCTTTCTCACAAGCTTGCTTCTCCCAGAGGATCCCATCTCAGGACTGGCCCTTCTACCCACTTGGGAGCTCAAGCCCCAAACTGGGGAGCCAGCCACCAGTTaccgcagccccagcccccaaGCCAATGGGTGCTGAGTCTTGCTAGTGCCCTCTCACCTTGCCTCCACCCTCCTCCTGGCCCTCACATGCACAGCCATGCCATCCGCATCTCCTACTGGAAGACACCCCCCTGGGAGCTATTCTCCGCCTAAGCCCGGGGCTGTGGGCATGTGTATGTCTGTGGAGAGGCAGTGTGCACATATTCTCTGCCAACTCCACGACCACCCTGACACTCTGTGTAAGGAGGGGGAGGACCCAACTCCCTGAGAGGCACGCTGTCTGGGTATATGTTCCTtcacccctcccctgcccccagctccccaAAGGGTGGTGGCTTTGTCTTACTCATCTCCCTGTTCCCAgtgcccagccctgagcccccataGGGCTGGGCAGGAGCTTGAACAGACCATTGGCCTCCACTGCTCTCCATCAGCCTAGTCCCGGTGCTgggaggccagcaggtggctaaGGGTTCACTACCTCCTTCTTGAAGGGCTCAGTCCCCACGTGGCGGAGTTTGTTCTTGGTCTGCATGTAGATGTCAGCTGCCTGTAGCCCCACAGGGGGCTTGGGAGCTGGGTAGcctggtggaggtgggggcagttgggtgcctgggggtgggggtggcggagggaagctgggtggtggtggtgtgctTCTCTCCATCTTGTCACGGGGCAGGCCCAGCTCCGGGCTCAGCATGTCCATGTAGCTCTGTATATCTGCAGCCCTTGcactgggaagccctggggatggaAGGAAGGCTGGGTTTGGGAGTTTGCAAGAGAGGCTGTCCCCCAGGACCGAGACCTCCACTGCCTGGAAACAACTCACCAGAGGGCCAGGGGGGCTCAGGGCCACAGCTTGGTATGGCCCCACTGTGGGCCCGGGCCCTGCACTTGTCGGGGAAAGACAATGTGCTCAGGTTTAGAGGGGAGGCACCAGAGGGCGTGCCTGTGGAGCAGGGCCATGTGGAGAGCAGAAGGGCCACCCCTCAGGGCAGATCTGGCAGGGCAAGGTGGCAGGAGTATGGATGACCACACCCAGTCTTTGCAGGGCCCCCTGCCATCTCTGCAGGCCATCACCTGGTGGCATGAAGCAGGCATGGCAGGTGGACAGACACCCATGCTCAAGGCATGGTCAGAGTGTGTGTAGACACCTGCTTGGCTTCTGCCTGAGCATTTGTGCATTCATGTAtatttgtgagtgtgtgcacatgctTCTTTGTacttgtgaatgtgtgtgcattgGTCTGTGGgcatcatgtgtgtgtgtttgtgtctgtgtgtatgtctgAGTATGGAAATAGAAGgttatgtgtctgtgtgtagtgCAGGTGTGTGCTTGTATCTGTGCGGCTCCGTACGTGTGGCTGTGCCTTCATATCTGTGTATTGTGTGTACACAGGTACAGTTGTGCActctttttttggagaaagattagccctgagctgacatctgttgccagtcttcctctattttgtatgtgggatgctgccacagcatggcttgacaagtggcgtagatctgcacctgggatctgaactcatgaacccaggctgccgaagcagagcgcatggagctttaaccactgggccatggggccagcccccaagtgtGCACTCTTGAGTGTGGGTGGGCGGGTGTGAGGTCTAGGGAAcattttgtgcatgtgtgagtgagGATATGGAATTGTGTGTTGGGTGCAGGGGGGTTTTGTCTGAGGGAGAGTACGTGTGAAAGTACAGGTATGCCTGTGATGGGCACACACAAGT
This genomic interval carries:
- the ESPN gene encoding espin isoform X1 yields the protein MALERALQAARLGELDVLKSLQGAGLLGPSLRDPLDALPVHHAARAGKLHCLRFLVEEAALPATARARNGATPAHDAAATGHLACLQWLLSQGGCRVQDKDNSGATVLHLAARFGHPEVVDWLLHHGSGDPTVATDMGALPIHYAAAKGDFPSLRLLIRHYPEGVNAQTKNGATPLYLACQEGHLEVTQYLVQECGANPHASAHDGMTPLHAAAQMGHSPVIVWLVSCTDVSLSERDKDGATAMHFAASRGHAKVLSWLLLHGGEISADLWGGTPLHDAAENGELECCQILVVNGAELDVRDRDGYTAADLSDYNGHSHCTRYLRTVENLSVEHRVLSRDPSAELETKQPDSGMSSPNTTMSVQPPNFDLSSPTSTLSNYDSCSSSHSSMKGQRRPLRGLPSARAADIQSYMDMLSPELGLPRDKMERSTPPPPSFPPPPPPPGTQLPPPPPGYPAPKPPVGLQAADIYMQTKNKLRHVGTEPFKKELSSRDGHNGLRRQDSSRKPRAFSKQPSTGDYYRQLGRCPGEPPAARPGMAHSEEAALLPGNHVHNGCAADPKASRELPPPPPPPPPLPEALSSAPPAPPLPFEGAGPGCGQRRSSSSTGKVRVLRHRKSTKSFNMMSPTGDNSELLAEIKAGKSLKPTPQSKGLTTVFSGSGQTASQSDSPLLPASPAPSRARSPTPPVAGPQPLLNGSVAPAPPATPAPGVQLDVEVIIPTHDEQGRPIPEWKRQVMVRKLQLKMQEEEEQRRKLTAGSSCCYPREGWRYSREHNGILGPFGELMTEADILRIEQQIENLQVLHKAQKLEARLEQLELELEELLPISAALSAPRFTVDPRRMHGRAASLPAWCSKISTLLKSMATLLAALGGRPAHLADLLAADTGQPLAPLPDAPWRPGPLCLGRSHSLSWCREAVAREILECGVSVQHLRATYELRAQGPAPASDPRRKLSSPSGAPGREPILEEDYVAAGPDEPSAAAVNGLLATAEPLGVLGPPEAPGRQVALPEPEQLARRPPLPTELRGVQDYIDMRKERIVYLFLEHWRKWAFRGPRRHAPARLRRLLPRVAAAGAGLHSEASDVPQPRAADGLDERLLRLLKQRQVVGKLLGRWRSLLRQVPARQPPGLGLAHGLYWPEQFLPPLDGGAPPRYDSLTLDLFMLGYFQLLEMGLSREERKFRHLLCYEMFDRLGSHPWELIRLFHRVVLEEVEAGRRGWSDGFEDLRRQFFGDSPEAEPAREEEAEKEPEEEEEKEEKEREPAQEARAARAQTEDWREEQPEAPAPAPQPPSPPPPAAPPPTSDPPRTEAPAEDPLELVTEMGEFSNEDICRYIDRSFSFWKEKEAELFDI
- the ESPN gene encoding espin isoform X3 gives rise to the protein MPPPPPGAQRGPLAQAQLSSRDGHNGLRRQDSSRKPRAFSKQPSTGDYYRQLGRCPGEPPAARPGMAHSEEAALLPGNHVHNGCAADPKASRELPPPPPPPPPLPEALSSAPPAPPLPFEGAGPGCGQRRSSSSTGKVRVLRHRKSTKSFNMMSPTGDNSELLAEIKAGKSLKPTPQSKGLTTVFSGSGQTASQSDSPLLPASPAPSRARSPTPPVAGPQPLLNGSVAPAPPATPAPGVQLDVEVIIPTHDEQGRPIPEWKRQVMVRKLQLKMQEEEEQRRKLTAGSSCCYPREGWRYSREHNGILGPFGELMTEADILRIEQQIENLQVLHKAQKLEARLEQLELELEELLPISAALSAPRFTVDPRRMHGRAASLPAWCSKISTLLKSMATLLAALGGRPAHLADLLAADTGQPLAPLPDAPWRPGPLCLGRSHSLSWCREAVAREILECGVSVQHLRATYELRAQGPAPASDPRRKLSSPSGAPGREPILEEDYVAAGPDEPSAAAVNGLLATAEPLGVLGPPEAPGRQVALPEPEQLARRPPLPTELRGVQDYIDMRKERIVYLFLEHWRKWAFRGPRRHAPARLRRLLPRVAAAGAGLHSEASDVPQPRAADGLDERLLRLLKQRQVVGKLLGRWRSLLRQVPARQPPGLGLAHGLYWPEQFLPPLDGGAPPRYDSLTLDLFMLGYFQLLEMGLSREERKFRHLLCYEMFDRLGSHPWELIRLFHRVVLEEVEAGRRGWSDGFEDLRRQFFGDSPEAEPAREEEAEKEPEEEEEKEEKEREPAQEARAARAQTEDWREEQPEAPAPAPQPPSPPPPAAPPPTSDPPRTEAPAEDPLELVTEMGEFSNEDICRYIDRSFSFWKEKEAELFDI